From Camelina sativa cultivar DH55 chromosome 7, Cs, whole genome shotgun sequence, one genomic window encodes:
- the LOC104701353 gene encoding F-box/kelch-repeat protein At1g67480, protein MQALDLSGKKRIVNFMDDPLIPGLPDDVAKQCLALVPRARFPSMGSVCKKWRFVVQSKEFITLRRLAGMLEEWLYVFTMNAGGNESQWEVMDCLGQKLSSLPPMPGPVKTGFKVVVVDGKLLVIAGCSMINGSLVASADVYQYDTCLNSWSRLADLEVARYDFACAEVNGLIYVVGGHGIDGESLSSAEVYDPETGTWTFIESLRRPRWGCFASGFNGKLYVMGGRSNFTIGNSKLLDVYNTQCGSWHGSKNGLTMVTAHVEVGKKLFCIDWKNQRKMSVFNAEDETWEVVALPLSGSSRAGFQFGKLSGKLLLFSSQEGTGHNTLLYDPDAAPGTQWKTSEIKLSGSCVCSVTITA, encoded by the exons ATGCAAGCGTTGGATTTAAGTGGAAAGAAAAGGATTGTGAATTTCATGGATGATCCTTTGATCCCTGGATTGCCTGATGATGTGGCGAAGCAGTGCTTGGCGCTTGTACCGCGTGCTAGGTTCCCTTCTATGGGAAGTGTATGCAAGAAATGGAGGTTTGTTGTTCAGAGCAAAGAGTTTATTACCCTGAGAAGACTAGCTGGTATGCTTGAGGAGTGGCTTTATGTCTTCACAATGAATGCTGGGGGGAATGAGAGCCAGTGGGAGGTGATGGACTGTTTGGGACAGAAGCTATCATCTCTTCCACCGATGCCTGGTCCTGTCAAAACAGGGTTTAAGGTTGTTGTGGTTGATGGGAAACTTCTTGTTATCGCTGGTTGTTCTATGATCAATGGTTCTCTTGTTGCATCTGCTGATGTTTATCAGTATGATACTTGCCTCAACAG CTGGAGTAGACTAGCAGACCTGGAGGTAGCGCGGTATGATTTCGCTTGCGCTGAGGTGAATGGGCTTATTTATGTGGTGGGAGGTCATGGTATAGACGGTGAGAGTCTGTCGAGTGCAGAGGTGTATGATCCTGAGACAGGCACATGGACATTCATAGAGTCTCTAAGGCGTCCGAGATGGGGGTGTTTCGCTAGTGGCTTCAACGGGAAGCTCTACGTGATGGGAGGGAGATCAAACTTCACTATTGGCAACTCAAAACTTCTTGATGTGTACAACACTCAATGCGGCTCCTGGCATGGCAGCAAAAATGGTTTAACA ATGGTCACAGCTCATGTTGAAGTAGGAAAAAAGCTGTTCTGTATCGACTGGAAGAACCAAAGGAAGATGTCAGTCTTCAATGCGGAAGATGAGACCTGGGAAGTGGTGGCTCTTCCACTATCAGGAAGCTCGAGGGCCGGGTTTCAGTTTGGTAAGCTGAGTGGGAAGCTTCTGCTATTTTCGTCTCAGGAAGGAACCGGTCACAACACTCTACTGTATGACCCGGATGCTGCACCAGGCACACAGTGGAAAACATCTGAGATAAAACTGTCTGGTTCGTGCGTATGCAGCGTCACAATCACAGCCTGA
- the LOC104704706 gene encoding uncharacterized protein LOC104704706, whose protein sequence is MDRVADHFDPIDVALIGAIPLSLTPQSDSLGWHFTKSGKYTVKSGYHTARMAVPTGVAPVVCGPDIASLKASVWKVKCPPKIQHFMWQVLSGCISVTANLRRRGIYCDLECARCGFPLETVNHALFECPPARQAWALSNVPTGTVGFPTASVFANVDHFLGAQNPGAQVVVFPWLMWYIWKARNARVYENEVEKPAEIARLAASESTALYAAQVDEEEGFTDQTRSEPRLVRAGVSLPNVYTGFRCFVDGSWKDTDKFAGVGWVCMSSQDSLPLMGASNFRRSLSPLHAEVEAFVWALRCMIGHDLRDVAFLTDCSDFVKMVSSPAEWPAFSTYLDDIKEDMEEFSSFSLTLIPRNANVLADRLARQVRTQPHVVTYVDCSSPNWLV, encoded by the coding sequence ATGGATCGGGTAGCTGATCATTTCGACCCTATTGATGTGGCTTTAATCGGGGCAATACCTCTGAGTCTTACTCCGCAGAGTGATTCCCTAGGATGGCATTTTACTAAATCGGGAAAGTATACGGTCAAATCTGGGTATCACACGGCTCGAATGGCGGTTCCTACTGGAGTCGCGCCGGTGGTGTGTGGTCCGGATATTGCTTCTTTAAAGGCAAGTGTTTGGAAAGTCAAGTGTCCCCCAAAAATTCAGCATTTCATGTGGCAAGTTCTTTCTGGTTGTATTTCCGTCACGGCGAACTTACGTCGTCGGGGAATTTACTGTGATCTAGAATGTGCGAGGTGTGGCTTTCCCCTTGAAACGGTCAATCATGCCCTTTTCGAGTGCCCACCTGCACGACAGGCCTGGGCCCTTTCCAATGTCCCAACGGGCACGGTTGGTTTTCCCACAGCTTCGGTGTTTGCAAATGTGGATCATTTTCTAGGGGCACAAAACCCAGGGGCTCAGGTTGTAGTGTTTCCTTGGCTcatgtggtacatttggaaagCGCGGAATGCGAGGGTATACGAAAATGAGGTGGAAAAACCGGCTGAAATAGCGCGGTTGGCGGCAAGTGAGTCAACGGCCTTGTATGCGGCTCAGGTTGATGAGGAGGAGGGTTTTACGGATCAAACAAGGTCCGAACCTCGTTTGGTGCGGGCAGGTGTTTCTCTTCCTAATGTGTACACGGGTTTCCGTTGTTTTGTGGATGGTTCTTGGAAGGACACAGACAAGTTTGCTGGTGTAGGCTGGGTGTGTATGTCGTCCCAAGATTCTCTTCCGCTCATGGGTGCTTCCAATTTTCGGCGAAGCCTCTCACCGCTCCATGCTGAGGTTGAAGCATTTGTGTGGGCTTTGCGATGTATGATCGGACATGACTTGAGAGATGTAGCTTTTCTCACAGACTGTTCAGATTttgtgaagatggtgtcttcaccgGCTGAATGGCCGGCTTTCTCTACCTATCTGGACGACATCAAGGAGGATATGGAGGAATTCTCAAGTTTCTCGCTAACCTTGATACCTAGGAATGCAAATGTACTTGCGGATAGACTAGCACGACAAGTTCGTACTCAACCGCATGTGGTGACATACGTTGATTGTTCTTCTCCcaattggcttgtttga
- the LOC104701354 gene encoding mannosyl-oligosaccharide glucosidase GCS1-like — protein MTGTSRRSARGRIKSTSFSGGDEGSDSLRYPPSSIRRGKGKGKELVSIGAFKTNLKILVALIILGIVVIYFVINQLVTRGLLFDESQKPRVITPFPAPKLMDLSMFQGDHKESLYWGTYRPHVYFGVRARTPQSLVAGLMWLGVKDEMYVMRHFCENSDDLSTFGWREHNGRDFGRQELVENDMILETSFVKSKEDSLGYGGDWAVRIDVKDKGLNDGAKRSAHLFFYLADEGGNVLNLGHDNLDFQKSSLLVSGSREDVGDWQIHLKSQNQLETHYSGFKTPHIYNLSDLVQQNLALQARKFGRLQLSDTSEDSSNIYIFQISGKLPFTIDIPFVSGIKGESSNVEKRLSSLSGLPLSDLLKKKHREFDTKFEECFNLSEKHDSETLGVGKTAIANMLGGIGYFYGQSKIYVPKSAQPESQNNFLLYWPAELYTAVPSRPFFPRGFLWDEGFHQLLIWRWDFRITLDIVGHWLDLLNIDGWIPREQILGAEALSKVPEEFVVQYPSNGNPPTLFLVIRDLIDAIRMEKFTASERDEVLSFLERASVRLDAWFQWFNTSQTGKEIGSYFWHGRDNTTSRELNPKTLSSGLDDYPRASHPSEDERHVDLRCWMYLAADCMHSITEFLGIEDKLSKEDYNSTAKLLSNFNLLNQMHYDSDHGAYFDFGNHTEKVKLIWKEVIQENGQLSRQLVRKTYGKPKLKLVPHVGYVSFFPFMSRIIPPDSPILEKQLDLISNRSIFWSDYGLVSLAKTSSMYMKRNTEHDAPYWRGPIWMNMNYMILSSLHHYSKVDGPYSEKSRAIYTELRSNLIRNVVRNYYQTGYIWEQYDQVKGTGKGTRLFTGWSALTLLIMSEDYPIF, from the exons ATGACCGGAACAAGCCGTCGGAGCGCGCGTGGTCGAATCAAATCGACATCATTTTCCGGCGGCGATGAAGGAAGCGATTCGCTTCGTTACCCTCCTTCGAGTATCCGCCGAGGCAAAGGCAAAGGCAAAGAGCTTGTGTCGATCGGTGCTTTCAAGACAAATCTCAAGATTTTGGTTGCGTTAATCATTTTGGGGATTGTAGTCATCTACTTCGTCATCAATCAGCTCGTTACCCGCGGATTGTTGTTCGATGAGTCTCAGAAGCCTAGGGTTATCACTCCTTTTCCTGCTCCGAAACTCATGGATTTGTCTATG TTTCAGGGCGATCACAAAGAGAGCTTGTACTGGGGAACTTATCGTCCTCATGTTTATTTTGGAGTTCGAGCCAG AACACCACAGTCCTTGGTAGCTGGATTGATGTGGCTTGGTGTCAAAGACGAAATGTATGTTATGCGGCATTTCTGTGAAAACTCTGATGATCTAAGTACATTTGGCTGGAGGGAACATAATGGACGGGATTTTGGGCGGCAAGAGCTGGTTGAAAACGATATGATATTGGAGACAAGTTTTGTCAAGTCAAAGGAAGACAGCCTTGGTTATGGTGGGGATTGGGCTGTTCGGATTGATGTCAAAGATAAAGG GTTGAATGATGGTGCAAAAAGAAGCGCACATCTCTTCTTTTACTTAGCTGATGAAGGTGGCAATGTTCTAAATTTAGGCCACGATAATTTAGATTTTCAAAAAAGCTCTCTCCTGGTTTCGGGCTCACGTGAAGATGTAGGAGACTGGCAGATACACTTAAAATCACAG AATCAGCTTGAGACACATTATTCCGGTTTCAAGACGCCTCACATATATAATCTGTCTGATCTTGTTCAGCAAAATCTTGCTCTGCAG GCAAGAAAGTTTGGACGACTTCAGCTCTCTGACACATCAGAGGATTCTTCTAACATTTACATCTTTCAG ATTTCTGGGAAGCTACCATTTACGATTGATATACCCTTTGTCTCCGGAATCAAAGGAGAAAGTTCAAATGTGGAAAAGCGTTTGTCAAGTCTCTCAG GTTTGCCACTCTCTGATCTACTTAAAAAGAAACATAGAGAATTTGATACAAAGTTTGAGGAATGCTTCAACCTTTCGGAAAAG CATGATTCAGAAACCTTGGGAGTTGGCAAGACTGCTATTGCAAACATGCTTGGGGGCATTGGTTACTTCTATGgtcaatcaaaaatttatgttCCTAAAAGTGCTCAG CCTGAAAGTCAGAATAATTTCTTGCTGTATTGGCCTGCCGAGCTATACACAGCTGTTCCAAGCCGGCCTTTTTTTCCTAGGGGGTTTTTGTGGGACGAAGGATTCCATCAATTGTTAATCTG GCGCTGGGATTTTCGTATAACCTTGGATATCGTTGGACACTGGTTAGACCTATTAAACATAGATGGATGGATTCCACGTGAGCAAATTTTGGGTGCTGAAGCTCTGAG TAAGGTTCCAGAGGAATTCGTAGTTCAATACCCAAGTAATGGCAATCCACCTACACTTTTTTTGGTGATACGCG ATCTAATAGATGCTATAAGGATGGAAAAGTTTACTGCGTCAGAAAGGGATGAAGTATTGTCATTCCTTGAGCGGGCTTCTGTACGCTTAGATGCATGGTTTCAGTGGTTTAATACTTCCCAGACAG GTAAGGAGATAGGTAGCTACTTTTGGCATGGCAGAGACAATACAACAAGTCGAGAACTTAACCCTAAG ACGCTTTCATCGGGGCTGGATGATTATCCTCGCGCTTCGCACCCAAGTGAAGATGAGCGGCACGTTGATCTTAGATGCTGGATGTACCTCGCTGCAGATTGCATGCATTCCATCACAGAGTTTTTAGGAATAGAAGATAAACTTTCAAAG GAGGATTACAATTCAACTGCCAAGTTGCTTTCAAACTTTAATCTTCTGAATCAG ATGCACTATGATAGTGACCATGGGGCTTACTTTGACTTTGGTAATCATACAGAAAAA GTTAAGTTGATATGGAAAGAGGTAATTCAAGAAAATGGTCAATTATCTCGACAGCTTGTAAGGAAGACGTATGGGAAGCCAAAGCTAAAATTGGTTCCTCACGTGGGTTATGTCAGCTTCTTTCCCTTCATGTCTAGAATCATTCCACCA GATTCTCCAATCCTCGAGAAACAGCTCGATCTCATTTCAAATAGGAGCATCTTTTGGAGTGACTATGGACTAGTTTCACTTGCCAAAACCAG TTCTATGTATATGAAACGTAACACTGAGCATGATGCACCATACTGGAGAGGTCCTATCTGGATGAACATGAACTACATGATTCTATCTTCTCTGCACCATTACTCTAAAG TGGATGGGCCATATAGCGAAAAGTCCAGAGCAATTTACACGGAGCTAAGGAGCAATTTGATAAG GAACGTGGTTAGAAACTATTACCAGACAGGGTACATCTGGGAACAATATGATCAAGTTAAGGGAACAGGGAAAGGCACACGACTCTTCACCGGCTGGTCTGCGCTTACCTTGTTAATTATGTCCGAAGATTATCCTATTTTTTAG
- the LOC104704708 gene encoding DNA polymerase zeta catalytic subunit-like, with protein MDESQSDSNVFSLRIVSIDYYMASPIPGFDICYSSFQGGEVNEVPVIRIYGSTPAGQKTCLHIHRALSYLYIPCSEIPLEQHKGVDGSTLDVSLELEKALKLKGNAASKRQHVHDCEIVRAKKFYGYHSTEEAFLKIYLYHPPDVARAASLLLSGAVLGKSLQPYESHIPFILQFLVDYNLYGMGHVHISKMKFRNPVPHHFVPRRFDLDDCAGKIDKVAITKANSSAAASVSFPVWSLSTIPGQWMWNISEESDTPLSQSQHRHHYRRQSLCELEGDATISDILNQQFKMYNSLSQAQSDTNMVQSLVAIWEEEYERTGMHDAPIPPDPGKPSAADVLKTMSDYAGFKTKLKEMHNEVELPPSDMNPIAVSSAGPDMHAKPDITDLQVLNHMVGTRSIYPASEQLSPLGDKSGEASMGNDEYITTPTDRGTPAETQDAEALGLFKWFASSQAAEDINSDDEILRETILSPLLPLASMNKVLEMASTDYVSQSQKECQDILDSQEDLPDFGSSTKRDLPSNPDSHNLISSSDKQSLETVVASDVPDISTSNGESENSFQRYRKSDKNKNRSFSKSNKPSNSVWGPLPFTLTKNLQKDFDSTNASVSIGLTKISSDPMNEMTDYNVPLKEHQADVCNTIDRNVLAGCSLRDLMRKKRLCHGDSPVSQHMKCRKVIPQTRDSRSGKKKECTSRAEAKKQGPALSAELSEFDYGDAPPTLSPMDVGNCECNISTQSSELHSVDRCSAKETAGRSSDEISRNFSSTTVPLGQDPQTMESGTLVSSNKLVEIEIDDVQNPEVDHESTANGIDETGRLICLTLSKKPPSLDCLSAGLQDSAHSNEIPAQFHYAREKQHGGYERNSKEIPFFPLKDIEFNKDEKKHLFHGASLGIPLHHLNDGSNLYLLTPALSPPPVDSVLQWISNDKGPGDSKIDSKNQPLRDEHIDHGASFTDHASASNVMSVSEHMQQHNKNSESNAYTESDIDLKHKGNSLNFQTSVSQEMSQISGPDGKSGPTPLSQIGFRDPASMGAGQQLTVLSIEVHAESRGDLRPDPRFDSVNVIALVVQNDDNFATEVFVLLFSPDCIDQRNVDGLSGCKLSVFVEEGQLFSYFIKTLCKWDPDILLGWDIQGGSIGFLAERAAQLGIRFLNNISRTPSPTTTNDSDKRKLDNNLLPDPLVADHAQVEEVVIEDEWGRTHASGVHVGGRIVLNAWRLIRGEVKLNMYTIEAVSEAVLRQKIPSIPYKVLTEWFLSGPAGARYRCIEYVIRRANLNLEILSQLDMINRTSELARVFGIDFFSVLSRGSQYRVESMLLRLAHTQNYLAISPGNQQVASQPAMECVPLVMEPESAFYDDPVIVLDFQSLYPSMIIAYNLCFSTCLGKLAHLKMNTLGVSSYSLDLDVLQDLNQIMQTPNSVMYVPPEVRSGILPRLLEEILSTRIMVKKAMKKLTPSEAVLHRIFNARQLALXRTEPRYAERVPYVVIHGEPGARLVDMVVDPLVLLDIDTPYRLNDLYYINKQIIPALQRVFGLXISFVNANDKWNARVVYGDTDSMFVLLKGRTVKEAFLVGQEIASAISEINPHPVTLKMEKVYHPCFLLTKKRYVGYSYESPDQNEPIFDAKGIETVRRDTCEAVAKTMEQSLRLFFEKKNISKVKSYLYRQWKRILSGRVSLQDFVFAKEVRLGTYSTRDSSLLPPAAIVATKSMRADPRTEPRYAERVPYVVIHGEPGARLVDMVVDPLVLLDIDTPYRLNDLYYINKQIIPALQRVFGLVGADLNQWFLEMPRATRISLGQRPLNSRNSHKARIDYFYLSKHCILCGEVVQESAQLCNRCLKNKSATAATMIWKTSKLEREMQHLATICRHCGGGDWVVQCGVKCNSLACSVFYERRKVQKELRGLASIATESDLYPKCMAEWF; from the exons ATGGATGAGTCTCAGTCCGATTCTAACGTTTTCAGCTTACGGATTGTTTCGATTGATTATTACATGGCTTCTCCGATCCCCGGTTTTGATATTTGCTACAGTAGCTTTCAAG GTGGTGAGGTAAATGAAGTCCCTGTGATAAGGATATATGGCTCTACACCTGCTGGTCAGAAGACTTGCTTGCACATTCATCGT GCTTTATCATATCTCTATATTCCATGCTCAGAGATTCCACTTGAGCAGCATAAAGGAG ttgatgGAAGTACACTTGATGTATCCCTTGAGTTGGAGAAAGCTTTAAAG CTTAAGGGAAACGCTGCTTCAAAAAGGCAACATGTCCATGATTGTGAGATTGTTAGAGCAAAGAAGTTCTATGGGTACCATTCAACAGAGGAAGCATTTCTGAAGATTTATCT CTACCATCCACCCGATGTGGCCCGTGCTGCCAGTCTTCTTCTG tCAGGTGCTGTTCTTGGTAAAAGTTTGCAGCCTTACGAATCTCATATTCCCTTTATTCTCCAGTTTCTG gttgattataatttatatggaATGGGTCATGTGCATATATCAAAGATGAAGTTCCGTAACCCAGTGCCTCACCATTTCGTTCCAAGGAGATTTGATTTGGATGATTGTGCGGGAAAGATTGACAAAGTGGCTATTACAAAG GCAAATTCAAGTGCTGCTGCAAGCGTCAGTTTTCCTGTTTGGAGCTTGTCAACAATCCCAGGTCAATGGATGTGGAATATCTCCGAAGAATCTGATACACCGTTGAGTCAGAGCCAGCATAGGCACCATTACAGACGTCAGAGTCTCTGTGAACTTGAGGGAGATGCTACTATTAGTG ATATTCTCAATCAACAGTTTAAAATGTACAACTCCCTTTCACAAGCCCAGTCTGATACGAACATGGTTCAGTCGCTTGTGGCAATTTGGGAG GAGGAGTATGAAAGGACTGGCATGCATGATGCACCTATACCTCCTGATCCGGGCAAACCTTCTGCAGCTGATGTGTTGAAGACTATGTCAGATTATGCTGGGTTTAAGACTAAACTTAAAGAAATGCATAACGAAGTTGAATTGCCTCCATCTGACATGAATCCTATTGCGGTATCTTCAGCCGGTCCAGATATGCATGCCAAACCTGACATTACTGATCTGCAGGTTTTGAATCATATGGTTGGTACACGCAGTATTTATCCTGCATCAGAACAGCTTTCTCCTCTTGGTGATAAGAGTGGAGAAGCATCAATGGGAAATGATGAATATATCACAACACCCACGGACAGAGGGACACCTGCTGAAACACAAGATGCTGAAGCCTTGGGTCTCTTTAAGTGGTTTGCCTCATCCCAGGCTGCAGAGGACATAAACTCTGATGATGAAATCCTCCGGGAAACTATCCTTAGTCCTCTTTTGCCTTTAGCGTCCATGAACAAGGTTCTTGAAATGGCGAGTACAGATTATGTGAGCCAATCCCAAAAGGAATGTCAAGACATTCTTGATTCTCAGGAGGATCTACCAGACTTTGGGAGTTCAACAAAAAGAGATTTACCTAGTAATCCTGATAGCCATAATCTTATATCTTCATCAGACAAACAATCTCTTGAAACAGTAGTCGCTAGTGATGTTCCAGATATCTCCACTTCAAATGGAGAAAGCGAAAATTCATTCCAAAGATACAGAAAGAGTGATAAGAATAAGAACAGGAGCTTCTCTAAGAGCAACAAGCCTAGCAACTCAGTATGGGGACCTTTACCTTTTACACTGACCAAAAATCTTCAGAAGGACTTTGACAGTACAAATGCTAGTGTTAGTATTGGTTTAACAAAGATTAGTTCAGACCCCATGAATGAGATGACAGACTATAATGTTCCACTCAAAGAACATCAAGCAGATGTTTGTAACACGATCGACAGAAACGTTTTGGCTGGATGTTCTCTGCGGGACTTGATGAGAAAAAAACGGTTATGCCATGGAGACTCGCCTGTTTCACAACATATGAAGTGTAGGAAGGTTATACCACAGACCAGAGATTCCCGATCCGGGAAAAAAAAGGAGTGCACCTCGAGAGCTGAGGCAAAAAAACAAGGTCCTGCTCTTTCTGCAGAATTAAGTGAATTTGATTATGGCGATGCTCCTCCAACTTTATCTCCTATGGATGTTGGAAATTGCGAGTGTAATATATCCACTCAGTCATCTGAACTTCATTCTGTTGACAGATGTTCGGCTAAAGAGACAGCAGGTCGAAGCAGTGATGAAATTTCAAGGAATTTTTCATCTACCACTGTTCCACTTGGTCAGGATCCGCAAACTATGGAATCAGGAACATTGGTGTCTAGCAATAAACTTGTTGAGATTGAAATAGATGATGTCCAAAACCCTGAGGTGGATCACGAGTCAACTGCCAATGGAATTGATGAGACAGGAAGATTAATATGCCTAACCTTAAGCAAGAAGCCTCCTTCTCTCGATTGCCTAAGTGCTGGACTGCAGGATTCTGCACATTCTAATGAAATTCCCGCTCAGTTTCATTATGCTAGAGAAAAACAGCATGGCGGATATG AGCGGAATTCCAAGGAGATCCCATTTTTTCCCCTGAAGGACATCGAATTCAACAAGGATGAAAAGAAACACTTGTTCCACGGAGCTTCCCTTGGTATTCCCTTGCATCATCTCAATGACGGTTCCAACCTTTACCTACTGACCCCTGCCTTGTCGCCGCCTCCTGTGGATTCTGTTTTACAATGGATATCGAATGACAAAG GTCCAGGAGACTCTAAAATTGATTCAAAAAATCAACCATTAAGAGATGAGCATATTGATCATGGAGCGAGTTTCACTGATCATGCTTCTGCATCTAATGTGATGTCTGTGTCTGAGCACATGCAGCAGCATAATAAGAATTCAGAATCAAATGCTTATACAGAGTCTGATATAGATCTGAAACACAAAGGAAATAGTCTTAACTTTCAGACTAGTGTTTCCCAAGAGATGTCTCAGATTTCAGGTCCTGATGGGAAATCAGGGCCCACTCCCTTAAGTCAAATTGGATTCCGAGATCCTGCGAGCATGGGGGCAGGGCAACAGCTTACAGTGCTGAGTATAGAG GTTCATGCAGAGTCTAGAGGGGACTTGCGACCTGATCCACGATTTGATTCTGTCAATGTCATAGCTCTCGTCGTGCAGAATGACGATAATTTTGCAACTGAAGTATTTGTGCTTTTATTTAGTCCAGATTGCATTGATCAGAG GAATGTTGATGGCCTATCTGGATGCAAGTTGTCTGTTTTCGTTGAAGAGGGGCAACTATTCAGTTATTTCATTAAGACCTTATGTAAATGGGATCCAGATATTCTTCTGGGATGGGATATACAGGGCGGATCCATTGGTTTTTTGGCTGAAAGGGCTGCACAGCTTGGTATAAGATTTCTCAATAATATATCTAGGACGCCATCCCCGACCACGACCAATGATTCAGATAAGAGAAAGCTTGATAATAATTTACTGCCAGATCCGTTGGTAGCTGATCATGCTCAAGTAGAAGAAGTGGTAATTGAGGATGAGTGGGGCCGCACACATGCTAGTGGTGTTCATGTTGGAGGTCGAATTGTTCTCAATGCATGGCGATTGATTCGCGGGGAAGTTAAACTCAACATGTACACGATTGAAGCTGTGTCAGAGGCTGTTTTGAGGCAAAAGATTCCATCAATACCCTATAAAGTATTGACAGAATGGTTTTTAAGTGGTCCTGCCGGTGCAAGATATCGATGCATAGAATATGTGATTCGCCGAGCAAATTTGAACCTTGAGATTCTGAGCCAACTTGACATG ATAAATCGTACGTCGGAACTTGCACGTGTTTTTGGCATAGATTTTTTCTCAGTTCTCTCCCGAGGTTCCCAATACAGAGTGGAATCCATGCTTTTAAGATTAGCACATACACAAAATTATCTTGCTATATCTCCAGGCAATCAACAG GTTGCTTCTCAGCCAGCTATGGAATGTGTACCTCTTGTGATGGAACCAGAGTCTGCATTCTACGATGATCCTGTTATTGTGTTGGATTTTCAATCTCTTTACCCTTCAATGATTATAGCATATAATTTGTGCTTTTCTACATGTCTCGGAAAACTTGCACATTTGAAGATGAACACCCTTGGGGTCAGCTCATACTCTCTAGACCTTGATGTTCTTCAGGATTTAAATCAGATCATGCAGACCCCAAACAGTGTGATGTACGTGCCACCAGAG GTACGTAGTGGTATTTTACCAAGGCTGCTAGAGGAAATTTTATCTACAAGAATAATGGTGAAGAAAGCAATGAAAAAGTTGACTCCTTCAGAAGCAGTTCTTCACCGG ATATTTAATGCGAGGCAGCTTGCTTTAAANAGGACAGAGCCACGGTATGCTGAACGAGTGCCTTATGTTGTGATCCATGGGGAGCCAGGAGCTCGACTTGTTGATATGGTGGTGGACCCACTGGTTCTTTTGGACATCGATACACCCTACCGATTGAATGACTTATACTacatcaacaaacaaattatacCAGCTTTACAAAGGGTATTTGGACTTGNTATATCATTCGTTAATGCCAATGATAAATGGAACGCTAGAGTTGTGTATGGTGACACTGATAG TATGTTTGTCCTCCTCAAGGGACGGACTGTAAAAGAAGCTTTTTTAGTCGGACAAGAGATTGCATCGGCAATATCTGAAATTAACCCACACCCAGTCACTTTAAAGATGGAGAAAGTCTATCATCCTTGTTTCCTTCTTACGAAGAAGCGCTATGTTGGGTACAGTTATGAAAGTCCCGATCAGAATGAGCCTATATTTGATGCAAAAGGTATTGAAACTGTTCGAAGAGACACTTGTGAAGCTGTTGCAAAAACTATGGAGCAATCGTTGAGACTcttttttgaaaagaagaacATCTCTAAG GTTAAGTCATACTTGTATAGACAGTGGAAGCGGATACTATCAGGGAGAGTGTCTCTCCAAGATTTTGTCTTTGCAAAAGAAGTTCGGTTGGGGACTTATAGCACAAGAGACTCTTCACTCCTTCCTCCAGCAGCTATTGTGGCAACCAAATCAATGAGAGCAGACCCTAGGACAGAGCCACGGTATGCTGAACGAGTGCCTTATGTTGTGATCCATGGGGAGCCAGGAGCTCGACTTGTTGATATGGTGGTGGACCCACTGGTTCTTTTGGACATCGATACACCCTACCGATTGAATGACTTATACTacatcaacaaacaaattatacCAGCTTTACAAAGGGTATTTGGACTTGTGGGTGCAGACTTAAACCAGTGGTTTTTGGAGATGCCCCGTGCCACCAGAATATCCCTTGGTCAACGTCCCTTAAACTCTAGAAACTCGCACAAAGCTagaattgattatttttatcTCTCGAAACATTGCATCTTGTGTGGGGAAGTGGTTCAGGAATCTGCTCAGCTATGCAACCGGTGtctcaaaaataaaagtgcTACTGCAGCAACCATGATTTGGAAGACTTCAaaattggagagagagatgcaaCACCTAGCCACG atATGCCGACACTGTGGTGGGGGAGACTGGGTTGTGCAGTGCGGAGTGAAATGCAATTCCCTCGCTTGCTCAGTCTTTTACGAGAGACGGAAAGTTCAGAAAGAGCTTCGTGGCCTTGCCTCTATTGCTACAGAGAGTGACCTTTACCCGAAATGCATGGCTGAGTGGTTTTAA